In one Micromonospora polyrhachis genomic region, the following are encoded:
- a CDS encoding serine/threonine-protein kinase gives MTDTPPGALPLPEVPGLTDLKVFARGGYATVFSAVQKSVGREVAVKVENRTLDSERDQQRFLREARAAGRMSSHPHVVDLFDVGVTTDQHPYLIMELCDGSYAERMRTSPLDAVETRDLGVKIADALAHSHAAGVLHRDVKPANILHSHFNPAVLADFGLAVLGEVRDASVSLEVLTPAYAAPEAFRHNPPSPAVDVYALCATLYALMQGKPPRWQNDRDPSLLMLLELFSQPIPELPDVPSALTGVLRAGMANDPGARPTADHLRDLLAAVPLGPSAGGAVPPYYGWPPPAPSGPVSGWPGAEASGSARPGGGVALSGTHSPTGYADPTSTGTSQPGPVGGTGTPAPRRRALGWFLGGVGMVALASAVGAGVWAVGARTRPDPSPTQAVQSPLNPTPMVSYVAGGALPGCLVPLPNGTRCSDELECFGPVGVRGAAARAEQVPCSGRHTWESYAEGDLPAEVAVTDYRAVKADPTVRQVCAVSTFQSTTLRMTVDGWHFEVLPPPEDSLRAGERTFRCLAGKGLNQLTGPTLSR, from the coding sequence GTGACCGACACCCCGCCAGGCGCGTTGCCGCTGCCAGAAGTGCCCGGTCTGACGGACTTGAAGGTCTTTGCCCGGGGCGGCTACGCCACCGTGTTCAGTGCTGTGCAGAAATCCGTCGGCCGTGAGGTCGCGGTCAAGGTGGAGAACCGGACGCTGGACAGCGAACGCGACCAGCAACGGTTCCTGCGCGAGGCGCGGGCCGCCGGTCGGATGTCCTCGCACCCGCACGTCGTGGACCTCTTCGACGTCGGTGTCACCACCGACCAGCACCCCTACCTGATCATGGAGCTCTGCGACGGGTCGTACGCGGAACGGATGCGGACCTCCCCGTTGGACGCGGTCGAGACCCGCGACCTTGGTGTCAAGATCGCGGATGCGTTGGCCCACTCGCACGCCGCCGGGGTGCTGCACCGAGACGTGAAGCCGGCCAACATCCTGCACTCCCACTTCAATCCGGCGGTGTTGGCCGACTTCGGACTGGCCGTACTGGGCGAGGTGCGGGACGCCTCGGTCAGCCTGGAGGTGCTCACCCCGGCGTACGCCGCACCGGAGGCGTTCCGGCATAACCCGCCGTCGCCTGCTGTCGACGTGTACGCGCTCTGCGCCACTCTCTATGCGCTCATGCAGGGTAAACCGCCACGCTGGCAGAACGACCGTGATCCCAGCCTGCTGATGCTGCTGGAGCTGTTCAGCCAGCCCATTCCCGAGCTGCCGGATGTTCCGTCGGCGTTGACCGGGGTGCTGCGGGCCGGGATGGCCAACGATCCGGGCGCCCGCCCCACCGCCGACCACCTCCGGGACCTGCTGGCCGCAGTCCCGCTCGGGCCGTCTGCCGGTGGGGCGGTTCCGCCGTACTACGGGTGGCCTCCGCCGGCTCCGTCGGGGCCGGTCTCGGGTTGGCCCGGTGCCGAAGCGTCGGGGAGCGCCAGACCGGGCGGTGGTGTCGCCCTGTCCGGCACCCACTCGCCTACCGGGTACGCCGATCCGACGTCGACCGGTACGAGCCAGCCCGGCCCGGTCGGTGGGACCGGTACGCCGGCCCCACGTCGTCGTGCCCTGGGCTGGTTCCTCGGCGGGGTCGGGATGGTCGCCCTGGCGAGCGCCGTCGGTGCCGGGGTCTGGGCGGTCGGTGCCCGTACCCGGCCCGATCCGTCACCAACGCAGGCGGTGCAGAGCCCGCTGAATCCGACTCCGATGGTGTCCTACGTGGCCGGTGGGGCACTGCCCGGCTGTCTGGTGCCCCTGCCCAACGGCACTCGCTGCTCCGACGAGTTGGAGTGTTTCGGCCCGGTCGGGGTACGCGGCGCGGCGGCCCGCGCCGAGCAGGTGCCCTGTTCTGGCCGCCACACGTGGGAGAGCTACGCCGAGGGCGATCTGCCCGCCGAGGTCGCCGTGACGGATTACCGGGCTGTCAAGGCCGATCCGACGGTACGCCAGGTGTGTGCGGTCAGCACGTTCCAGTCGACCACCCTGCGAATGACCGTTGACGGGTGGCACTTCGAGGTGTTGCCGCCACCAGAGGATTCGCTGCGGGCCGGTGAGCGGACCTTCCGTTGCCTCGCGGGCAAGGGACTGAACCAACTCACCGGCCCGACGCTCAGCCGCTGA
- a CDS encoding Crp/Fnr family transcriptional regulator: MDEVLARSGIFQGVDPEAAEALAKEMETLEVRKGEIVFNEGEPGDSLYILLSGKIKVGRRAADGRQNLIAVMGPSDMVGELSLFDPGPRTATATAVTDTRLVRLRKQALRPWLNNRPEIAEQLLRVLARRLRRTNDSLADLIFTDVPGRVAKNLLQMAGRFGTRDGGVLRVTHDLTQEEIAQLVGASRETVNKALADFASRGWLRLDGKSIIILDPERLARRARV; this comes from the coding sequence ATGGACGAGGTACTGGCTCGCAGCGGAATCTTCCAGGGCGTGGACCCGGAAGCAGCCGAGGCGCTCGCCAAGGAGATGGAGACGCTCGAAGTCCGCAAGGGCGAGATCGTCTTCAACGAGGGCGAGCCTGGCGACAGTCTCTACATCCTGCTGAGCGGCAAGATCAAGGTGGGCCGACGGGCCGCCGACGGCCGGCAGAACCTGATCGCCGTCATGGGCCCCTCCGACATGGTCGGTGAGCTCTCGCTCTTCGATCCCGGGCCGCGCACGGCGACCGCGACCGCGGTGACCGACACCCGGCTCGTCCGGCTCCGTAAGCAGGCGCTGCGGCCGTGGCTCAACAACCGGCCCGAGATCGCCGAGCAGCTACTGCGGGTACTCGCCCGCCGGCTGCGCCGGACCAACGACTCCCTGGCCGACCTGATCTTCACCGACGTCCCCGGCCGGGTGGCGAAGAACCTGCTCCAGATGGCCGGTCGGTTCGGCACCCGGGACGGCGGCGTGCTGCGGGTGACCCACGACCTCACCCAGGAGGAGATCGCCCAGCTCGTCGGCGCCTCCCGGGAGACGGTCAACAAGGCACTGGCCGACTTCGCCTCCCGGGGCTGGCTGCGGCTCGACGGCAAGAGCATCATCATCCTCGACCCGGAGCGACTGGCCCGGCGCGCCCGGGTCTGA
- a CDS encoding adenosylcobinamide amidohydrolase, translating to MLSDPTLTFRHEDGRETPLLVWRADRPLYAISSAPLGGGIGVRNWVVNATVPMSYWRDDPENHLAELADQLDLRGRGPGIGLLTGVDVAEVVARTDDGVRVWATVGLGTPLWAASSLMPDPEAERVGTVNIVAFVPVRLSDAALVNAVATITEAKAQAIWELGLAATGTATDAVTVLCPVDGPAAQYGGPRSRWGAPLARASHAAVRAGGGESVVPWSVRQDRRDQVDVSAERRALPTGKAR from the coding sequence GTGCTGTCCGACCCCACATTGACCTTCCGCCACGAGGACGGGCGGGAGACTCCACTGCTCGTGTGGCGGGCCGACCGGCCGCTGTACGCGATCAGTTCCGCTCCGCTGGGTGGCGGCATCGGCGTGCGTAACTGGGTGGTCAACGCGACCGTGCCGATGTCGTACTGGCGGGATGACCCGGAGAACCACCTGGCGGAGCTGGCCGACCAGCTCGACCTGCGCGGACGCGGACCCGGCATCGGGCTGCTCACCGGCGTGGACGTCGCCGAGGTGGTGGCCCGGACCGACGACGGCGTACGCGTATGGGCTACCGTCGGCCTGGGTACCCCACTCTGGGCAGCTTCGTCACTGATGCCCGATCCCGAGGCGGAACGAGTGGGTACGGTGAACATCGTGGCCTTTGTCCCGGTACGTCTAAGTGACGCCGCTCTGGTCAACGCGGTCGCCACGATCACCGAAGCCAAGGCGCAGGCCATCTGGGAACTGGGCCTGGCCGCCACCGGTACGGCTACCGACGCGGTCACCGTCCTCTGCCCGGTCGATGGCCCGGCGGCGCAATACGGTGGCCCCCGCTCCCGCTGGGGCGCACCACTGGCCCGCGCCAGCCACGCGGCGGTACGCGCCGGTGGCGGGGAGTCCGTCGTCCCGTGGTCGGTACGGCAGGACCGCCGTGACCAGGTCGACGTATCGGCCGAACGGCGGGCGCTACCCACCGGTAAAGCCAGGTAG
- a CDS encoding CapA family protein — MRDQNPPHVDERPRRPARRGWLAAFAVLVVLLGVGLGGVAVIRYVGDDEARPQWHSGGSAGPTGSATPSAGPTSKVISLSATGDIIMGNAPDRLPANGGKGFFDSVKAALAADLVMGNLEEPLTDDTGAGKCGPNSTQCYQFRAPPSYAAHLRDAGFQVLNQANNHGHDFGAAGYRNTRQALEEHGLKSTGAPDQITLVEVQGVKVAIAGFSPYAWSNSLIDIASAKKVVEKAATMADLVVVQAHMGAEGSAMTRVKPGTELFLGENRGDPVKFSRAMIDAGADLIIGHGPHVMRGMEFYKGRLIAYSLGNFAGGGGSLSNRGRLGLGAILKVQLAADGSWAGGEFISTYMNGTGKPTMDDDHRGLELVQGLTKSDFPTTGAEFDATGKITPPAAN, encoded by the coding sequence ATGCGCGACCAGAATCCCCCTCACGTTGACGAGCGTCCGCGCCGCCCTGCCCGACGGGGCTGGCTGGCCGCCTTCGCCGTGCTTGTCGTGCTACTCGGGGTCGGGCTGGGCGGCGTCGCGGTAATCCGGTACGTCGGCGACGACGAGGCCCGCCCGCAGTGGCACAGCGGCGGGTCCGCTGGTCCCACGGGGTCGGCTACGCCCAGCGCGGGGCCGACGTCGAAGGTCATTTCCCTGTCGGCGACCGGCGACATCATCATGGGCAACGCGCCGGACCGGCTGCCCGCCAACGGCGGCAAGGGCTTCTTCGACTCGGTCAAGGCCGCGCTCGCCGCCGACCTGGTGATGGGCAACCTGGAAGAGCCGTTGACCGATGACACCGGGGCGGGCAAGTGCGGCCCGAACTCCACCCAGTGCTACCAGTTCCGGGCCCCGCCGTCGTACGCGGCACACCTGCGGGACGCCGGCTTCCAGGTGCTCAACCAGGCCAACAACCACGGGCACGACTTCGGGGCGGCGGGCTATCGCAACACCCGGCAGGCGCTGGAGGAGCACGGGCTCAAGTCCACGGGTGCGCCCGACCAGATCACCCTCGTGGAGGTCCAAGGGGTCAAGGTTGCGATCGCCGGCTTCTCTCCGTACGCCTGGTCCAACAGCCTGATCGACATCGCCAGTGCGAAGAAGGTGGTCGAGAAGGCGGCGACCATGGCCGACCTGGTCGTCGTCCAGGCACACATGGGTGCCGAGGGGTCCGCGATGACCCGGGTCAAGCCGGGTACGGAGCTGTTCCTCGGCGAGAACCGGGGCGATCCGGTGAAGTTCTCCCGGGCCATGATCGACGCCGGGGCCGATTTGATCATCGGGCATGGGCCGCACGTGATGCGCGGGATGGAGTTCTACAAGGGCAGGCTCATCGCCTACAGCCTCGGCAACTTCGCGGGCGGCGGCGGCTCCCTCAGCAACAGAGGGCGGCTCGGCCTCGGGGCGATCCTGAAGGTCCAGTTGGCTGCGGACGGTAGCTGGGCTGGCGGCGAGTTCATCTCGACGTACATGAACGGCACCGGTAAGCCGACCATGGACGACGACCACCGCGGTTTGGAACTGGTCCAGGGGCTGACCAAGTCGGACTTCCCGACCACCGGCGCAGAATTCGACGCGACCGGCAAGATCACTCCGCCGGCGGCGAACTGA
- a CDS encoding redoxin domain-containing protein: MNRRLSGLVLLPSLLLGAACTNAADQETPEPTVVVAPFAECSALTTPPAGSTVPPSAGSAASPVAGSAPPSAGSAALPASGSATALPDVRLPCSTGGTEVPVAAIRGPAVINFWASWCPPCRKELPVFQRLADRSDGRIHVIGMNTTDDRGTAAALAKELKLSFPNIFDQEGKVRLKLIQLELARAVLPITVFVDGQGRVRHVDTSGALDDASLAELVERHLAVAVPL; encoded by the coding sequence GTGAACCGTCGCCTCAGTGGGCTGGTCCTGCTGCCGTCGCTGCTGCTCGGTGCCGCGTGCACCAACGCCGCCGACCAGGAGACACCCGAACCGACCGTCGTCGTCGCCCCGTTCGCCGAATGTTCCGCGCTGACCACGCCACCGGCCGGGTCGACCGTGCCTCCATCGGCCGGGTCGGCCGCGTCGCCTGTGGCTGGGTCGGCCCCGCCATCCGCTGGGTCGGCCGCGTTGCCGGCGTCCGGGTCGGCGACGGCGCTACCTGACGTACGACTGCCCTGCTCCACCGGTGGGACGGAGGTGCCGGTCGCGGCGATCCGCGGGCCAGCCGTGATCAACTTTTGGGCGTCCTGGTGCCCGCCGTGCCGTAAGGAACTGCCGGTCTTCCAGCGACTCGCCGACCGGTCCGATGGTCGGATACACGTGATCGGCATGAACACCACCGACGATCGCGGCACGGCGGCCGCGCTCGCCAAGGAACTCAAGCTGAGCTTTCCCAACATCTTCGACCAGGAGGGGAAGGTACGGCTGAAGCTGATACAGCTGGAACTGGCGCGGGCCGTGCTGCCGATCACCGTCTTCGTGGACGGGCAGGGGCGGGTTCGGCACGTGGACACCTCCGGTGCCCTGGACGACGCGTCGCTGGCCGAGCTTGTCGAGCGGCATCTCGCCGTGGCGGTGCCGCTGTGA
- a CDS encoding NUDIX hydrolase has product MSQELPAWCEPLLTQVRSARTEHFTRLRTPRTGGRPSAVLVLLGEQPEHGPDVLLLQRAATLRKHAGEPAFPGGATDPEDAGPVATALREAREEVGLDPESVTVLAELPQLWIPVSDFVVTPVLGWWHDPHPVYPHELAEVAHVARLSIAELVDPANRVRVRHPSGWIGPAFQVRGMLVWGFTAGVLTALLDMGGWAQPWSRDRVVELPPAPTAPLAGANGTAIGANGTAGEIDHVAGPLP; this is encoded by the coding sequence GTGAGTCAGGAACTGCCGGCCTGGTGCGAGCCGCTGCTGACCCAGGTGAGGTCGGCGCGTACCGAGCACTTCACCCGGCTGCGTACGCCCCGCACCGGTGGCCGACCCAGCGCCGTCCTGGTGCTCCTCGGTGAGCAGCCGGAACACGGGCCGGACGTGTTGCTCCTGCAACGTGCGGCGACCCTGCGTAAACATGCCGGTGAGCCGGCCTTCCCCGGCGGTGCCACCGACCCGGAGGATGCCGGCCCGGTCGCCACCGCACTGCGGGAAGCCCGGGAGGAGGTCGGGCTCGACCCGGAGAGCGTCACCGTGCTCGCCGAACTGCCCCAGCTCTGGATACCGGTCAGCGACTTCGTTGTCACCCCGGTCCTCGGCTGGTGGCACGATCCGCATCCGGTTTATCCGCACGAGCTGGCCGAGGTTGCGCACGTCGCCCGGCTCTCCATCGCCGAGCTGGTGGACCCCGCCAACCGGGTCCGGGTCCGGCATCCCAGCGGCTGGATCGGCCCCGCCTTCCAGGTGCGCGGCATGCTGGTCTGGGGGTTCACCGCCGGGGTACTTACGGCGCTGCTCGACATGGGTGGCTGGGCCCAGCCGTGGTCCCGGGACCGGGTGGTGGAGCTGCCACCAGCCCCGACCGCCCCGCTCGCTGGCGCGAACGGCACGGCCATCGGCGCGAACGGTACGGCCGGCGAGATCGACCACGTCGCCGGTCCGCTGCCCTGA
- a CDS encoding MarP family serine protease encodes MSAVDVVLLLLMLLFAISGYRQGFVIGVLSFSGFFLGALIGLQLGPLIAQQFTGPSARVVVALITIFGLAVLGQALAGWIGSHLRHAITSRTGRKIDDVGGAFVSLVAVLLVAWLVAVPLGSSSLPWLASSVRNSALLTTVDRVLPAQAQALSDALRDTVDTNGFPNVFEGLTPTRAREVAPPDPALAGSPVVANGRRSVVKVLGAAPSCSRRIEGSGFVYSQDRVMTNAHVVAGTRTVSVELDGQRHSGRVVVYDPDRDLAVIYVPGLSAPVMRFASRPAPIEADAIVLGFPLDGPYNAQSARVRDVDEITGPDIYESGNVTREIYTIRALVRSGNSGGPLVAPNGQVLGVIFAAAADDPNTGFAVTADEAKSVAEAGTARTAGTGTGNCT; translated from the coding sequence GTGTCCGCGGTGGATGTCGTCCTGCTCCTGCTCATGCTGCTCTTCGCGATCAGCGGCTATCGCCAGGGTTTTGTCATTGGCGTACTGTCCTTCAGCGGGTTCTTCCTTGGTGCGCTGATTGGTCTGCAACTCGGCCCGCTGATCGCCCAACAGTTCACCGGGCCCTCCGCCCGGGTGGTCGTGGCGCTCATTACGATCTTCGGCTTGGCGGTGCTCGGTCAGGCGTTGGCCGGCTGGATCGGCTCGCATCTGCGACACGCGATCACCAGTCGTACCGGTCGTAAGATCGACGACGTTGGTGGCGCGTTCGTGTCACTGGTCGCGGTACTGCTTGTCGCCTGGCTGGTGGCTGTCCCGCTGGGCTCCTCGTCGCTGCCCTGGTTGGCCAGTTCGGTACGCAACAGCGCCCTGTTGACCACGGTGGACCGGGTGCTGCCCGCCCAGGCGCAGGCGTTGTCCGATGCGTTGCGGGACACCGTCGACACCAATGGCTTCCCGAACGTCTTCGAGGGGCTGACACCGACCCGGGCCCGGGAGGTCGCCCCGCCCGACCCGGCGCTGGCAGGTTCGCCGGTGGTGGCCAACGGGCGACGGTCGGTGGTCAAGGTGCTCGGCGCCGCGCCGAGCTGTTCGCGTCGGATCGAGGGTTCGGGCTTCGTCTACTCGCAGGACCGGGTCATGACCAACGCGCACGTGGTTGCCGGCACCCGGACCGTCTCCGTCGAACTGGACGGCCAGCGGCACAGCGGCCGGGTGGTCGTCTACGACCCGGACCGCGATCTGGCCGTGATCTATGTTCCGGGCCTGTCGGCGCCGGTGATGCGGTTCGCGTCCCGCCCGGCACCGATCGAGGCGGATGCCATCGTGCTCGGCTTCCCGCTCGACGGCCCGTACAACGCGCAGTCCGCGCGGGTTCGGGACGTAGACGAGATCACCGGGCCGGACATCTACGAGTCCGGCAACGTGACCCGGGAGATCTACACGATTCGCGCCCTGGTCCGTAGCGGCAACTCGGGCGGTCCGCTGGTCGCACCCAACGGCCAGGTGCTTGGCGTGATCTTCGCGGCGGCGGCGGACGACCCGAACACCGGCTTCGCGGTCACGGCAGACGAGGCGAAATCGGTCGCCGAGGCGGGCACCGCACGCACCGCCGGCACGGGGACCGGCAACTGCACCTGA
- the mycP gene encoding type VII secretion-associated serine protease mycosin produces the protein MTGLSYQGRSVVGRIAGATLAAVVGVSTALAGPAPALASALGLTPTQHTSALGLTPTQHTSALGLTPTQHTSALGLTPAEPVGMPVRTESVREQQWQLDKLDAKAAWRMSTGQGVTVAVIDSGVDASHPDLAGQVLPGIDLVDPSGGDGRSDPVGHGTTVAALIAGRADDKRGVVGLAPKAKILPVRVLDEKNRYDDALIVAKGVLWAVNHGAQVINLSLGGSGDSAALAAALDYAFARNVVVIACTGNLTTSSNSTVWYPAREPGVIAVAGLESDTDRLWSGSITGSETVLTAPATGLTGARPGGYWRVQGTSFAAPLVAASAALLRAKWPDMSAGSVVSRLVETARDLGPAGRDDRFGFGLVDPVAALSGEVAKQARNPLDDNLSPGVSGFGRAPHMETSLEPTQRQPDQLGMPGPANQHSWAARPAGSTAGQTPERFWGGGALFVALLLGSVLVLRRSRRSTNRGRPARR, from the coding sequence GTGACAGGGCTGTCGTACCAGGGTCGGAGTGTCGTCGGACGGATTGCCGGGGCGACGCTGGCCGCCGTCGTCGGCGTCTCCACCGCCCTCGCCGGGCCGGCTCCAGCACTCGCTTCGGCCCTCGGGCTCACACCAACACAACACACCTCGGCCCTCGGACTCACACCAACACAACACACCTCGGCCCTCGGACTCACGCCAACACAACACACCTCGGCCCTCGGGCTCACACCGGCTGAGCCGGTGGGCATGCCGGTGCGTACCGAATCGGTCCGCGAACAGCAGTGGCAGCTCGACAAGCTGGATGCCAAGGCCGCGTGGCGGATGTCGACCGGGCAGGGGGTCACCGTGGCCGTGATCGACTCCGGTGTGGACGCCTCGCATCCCGATCTGGCCGGTCAGGTGCTACCCGGCATCGACCTGGTGGATCCGTCCGGAGGCGACGGCCGGTCCGACCCGGTGGGGCACGGTACGACCGTGGCCGCACTCATCGCCGGCCGGGCCGACGACAAGCGCGGAGTGGTGGGGCTGGCGCCGAAGGCCAAGATCCTTCCGGTGCGGGTGTTGGACGAGAAGAACCGTTACGACGACGCGCTGATCGTCGCCAAGGGGGTGCTCTGGGCGGTCAACCACGGGGCCCAAGTGATCAACCTGTCGCTGGGCGGCTCCGGGGACAGCGCGGCGTTGGCCGCCGCCCTCGACTATGCGTTCGCTCGGAACGTGGTCGTCATCGCCTGCACCGGTAACCTGACGACATCCTCGAACAGCACGGTGTGGTACCCAGCCCGCGAACCAGGTGTGATCGCGGTGGCCGGCCTGGAGAGCGACACCGACCGGCTCTGGTCCGGCTCGATCACCGGCTCCGAGACCGTACTGACCGCACCGGCGACCGGGCTGACCGGTGCCCGACCCGGCGGCTACTGGCGGGTGCAGGGCACCAGCTTCGCCGCCCCCCTGGTGGCCGCATCGGCGGCGCTGTTGCGGGCCAAGTGGCCCGACATGTCGGCGGGCAGTGTGGTGAGCCGGCTCGTCGAGACCGCCCGCGACCTGGGGCCCGCCGGCCGCGATGACCGCTTCGGCTTCGGCCTGGTCGACCCGGTTGCCGCGCTGAGTGGTGAGGTTGCCAAGCAGGCCCGCAACCCGCTCGACGACAATTTGTCCCCCGGCGTGTCGGGCTTCGGCCGAGCCCCACACATGGAGACGTCGCTCGAACCCACCCAGCGTCAGCCGGACCAACTCGGCATGCCGGGGCCGGCCAACCAGCACAGTTGGGCGGCTCGACCGGCAGGTTCCACCGCCGGGCAGACCCCGGAACGGTTCTGGGGCGGCGGCGCGCTCTTCGTCGCCCTGCTCCTCGGCAGCGTCCTGGTACTCCGCCGATCCCGCCGCTCGACGAACCGAGGTCGTCCGGCGAGACGCTGA